The Kitasatospora setae KM-6054 genome contains a region encoding:
- a CDS encoding SdrD B-like domain-containing protein: MTQTEQQTRAPVPGARRRRVERVAAVVAAFAAATAVAAPSASPATADGSVTVRVIRAVDESGTWTPVLEPGIGGVTVTLTGEDGAVRTGVTAADGTVTLTPAKSTPTGRYRVEVVNPKPGVLYPAFAAREGLAGAPNRLSSNEEFVDLSAGRQAAFTTGLWNPADYCQRNAPLATACQPPTGVPAAQRTLLTFPYESRGVNKDVTDVGTSGETGNVFGIAWNRDDRRLFSSAQAKRATAYGPGGPGAIYVTDPAKKTTALFATVPDAGTTAHAAGGDDAAFLPAVGKESLGGLKLTEDNRDLYVVNLHDRKLYRYDATAPTASAPKAVYAIPAAGCPSPDDWRPYGLGMQDGTGYVGGVCSGQSTGKITDLKAVVLPFDPATGVFGAAVLNQPLDHRGTPATPCAGYFWYPWQDTQPLTGGAVCGINPEPELGEVGFETDGSMLLAFRDRYADQAAAAPPEGQPLPNGFVYVLASADLNKACKSGDTFVLDVNLGCGQTVRNKGFFDQSRPYPNGHPYPAFAGLALSKVESSIAASGYDVSNNIVTAGTMFTLRSGGPDPGFGNELSDGRSRFGKGAAMADLEVLCDRAPLQIGNRVWYDPERSGQQLPQQQPVPGATVHLYDADGKLVGTTKTTARGEYYFDDSNVTGGLKPKTAYTIRLDNPADYTATGPLYHWVPTKDNVGDNRLTDSDGTVPKGGSYVERALTTGGPGQNDHSFDFGFQKQRGALRLVKHDQDGKPLPGAVFQLWRESNDTAGLQADGDRPDSKVGDPCTTGEDGTCAVQADLGGYYWQEVSPPKGYRAPEQPVLGPVVLDDAHLDAGITTTAVNTVIPPEPTPTPTPTPTPTPTPMPVVPAPPQARPAPGGSLASTGMNGTVPYALAGGALLLVLGTGLLIAVRRRRAS, from the coding sequence ATGACCCAGACAGAGCAACAGACCAGGGCGCCCGTACCGGGCGCTCGGCGGCGCCGGGTCGAGCGGGTCGCCGCCGTGGTGGCGGCCTTCGCGGCGGCCACCGCCGTCGCCGCCCCGTCGGCGTCGCCGGCGACGGCGGACGGCTCGGTGACGGTCCGGGTGATCCGGGCCGTCGACGAGAGCGGGACGTGGACGCCGGTGCTGGAGCCGGGCATCGGCGGGGTGACCGTCACCCTGACCGGGGAGGACGGCGCGGTCCGTACCGGCGTCACGGCGGCCGACGGCACCGTGACGCTGACGCCGGCCAAGTCGACCCCCACCGGCAGGTACCGGGTCGAGGTGGTCAACCCGAAGCCGGGCGTGCTCTACCCGGCGTTCGCCGCCCGCGAGGGCCTGGCCGGGGCGCCGAACAGGCTCAGCAGCAACGAGGAGTTCGTCGACCTCTCGGCGGGCAGGCAGGCCGCGTTCACCACCGGCCTGTGGAACCCCGCCGACTACTGCCAGCGCAACGCCCCGCTGGCCACCGCCTGCCAGCCGCCGACCGGCGTCCCGGCGGCCCAGCGCACCCTGCTGACCTTCCCGTACGAGTCGCGCGGCGTGAACAAGGACGTCACCGACGTCGGCACCAGCGGCGAGACCGGGAACGTCTTCGGGATCGCCTGGAACCGGGACGACCGGCGGCTGTTCAGCTCGGCGCAGGCCAAGCGGGCCACCGCGTACGGCCCCGGCGGGCCGGGGGCGATCTACGTCACCGACCCGGCGAAGAAGACCACCGCGCTGTTCGCGACCGTCCCGGACGCCGGGACGACCGCGCACGCGGCCGGCGGCGACGACGCGGCGTTCCTGCCCGCCGTCGGCAAGGAGAGCCTCGGCGGGCTGAAGCTCACCGAGGACAACCGCGACCTGTACGTGGTCAACCTGCACGACCGCAAGCTGTACCGGTACGACGCCACCGCGCCGACCGCGTCCGCGCCCAAGGCCGTGTACGCCATCCCCGCCGCGGGCTGCCCGTCGCCCGACGACTGGCGCCCGTACGGCCTCGGCATGCAGGACGGCACCGGCTACGTCGGCGGCGTCTGCTCCGGCCAGTCGACCGGGAAGATCACCGACCTGAAGGCCGTGGTGCTGCCCTTCGACCCGGCCACCGGCGTCTTCGGCGCGGCCGTGCTGAACCAGCCGCTCGACCACCGGGGCACCCCGGCCACCCCCTGCGCGGGCTACTTCTGGTACCCGTGGCAGGACACCCAGCCGCTGACCGGCGGCGCGGTCTGCGGGATCAACCCGGAGCCCGAGCTCGGCGAGGTCGGCTTCGAGACCGACGGCTCGATGCTGCTGGCCTTCCGTGACCGGTACGCCGACCAGGCCGCCGCCGCCCCGCCGGAGGGGCAGCCGCTGCCGAACGGCTTCGTCTACGTGCTCGCCTCGGCCGACCTCAACAAGGCGTGCAAGTCCGGCGACACCTTCGTGCTGGACGTCAACCTCGGCTGCGGCCAGACCGTGCGGAACAAGGGCTTCTTCGACCAGAGCCGCCCCTACCCGAACGGCCACCCGTACCCGGCGTTCGCCGGCCTGGCGCTGTCCAAGGTCGAGAGCTCCATCGCCGCCTCCGGCTACGACGTGTCCAACAACATCGTCACCGCCGGCACCATGTTCACCCTCCGCAGCGGCGGCCCCGACCCGGGCTTCGGCAACGAGCTCTCCGACGGCCGCTCCCGCTTCGGCAAGGGCGCGGCGATGGCCGACCTCGAAGTGCTCTGCGACCGCGCCCCGCTGCAGATCGGCAACCGGGTCTGGTACGACCCCGAGCGCTCCGGGCAGCAACTTCCGCAGCAGCAGCCCGTCCCCGGCGCCACCGTGCACCTGTACGACGCGGACGGGAAGCTGGTCGGCACCACCAAGACCACCGCGCGCGGCGAGTACTACTTCGACGACAGCAACGTCACCGGCGGGCTGAAGCCGAAGACCGCGTACACCATCCGGCTCGACAACCCGGCCGACTACACCGCGACGGGCCCGCTGTACCACTGGGTCCCGACCAAGGACAACGTCGGCGACAACCGCCTGACCGACTCCGACGGCACCGTCCCCAAGGGCGGCAGCTACGTCGAGCGGGCGCTCACCACCGGCGGCCCGGGCCAGAACGACCACAGCTTCGACTTCGGCTTCCAGAAGCAGCGGGGCGCGCTGCGCCTGGTCAAGCACGACCAGGACGGCAAGCCGCTGCCCGGCGCGGTCTTCCAGCTGTGGCGCGAGTCCAACGACACCGCCGGCCTCCAGGCCGACGGGGACCGGCCGGACAGCAAGGTCGGCGACCCGTGCACCACCGGCGAGGACGGCACCTGCGCCGTCCAGGCCGACCTCGGCGGCTACTACTGGCAGGAGGTCAGCCCGCCCAAGGGCTACCGGGCCCCCGAACAGCCGGTCCTCGGACCGGTCGTGCTGGACGACGCGCACCTCGACGCCGGGATCACCACCACCGCCGTCAACACCGTCATCCCGCCGGAGCCCACGCCCACCCCGACGCCCACGCCGACCCCGACGCCGACCCCGATGCCGGTGGTCCCCGCCCCGCCGCAGGCCCGCCCGGCCCCGGGCGGCAGCCTCGCCAGCACCGGCATGAACGGCACCGTGCCGTACGCGCTGGCCGGCGGCGCGCTGCTGCTGGTGCTCGGCACCGGCCTGCTGATCGCGGTGCGCAGGCGCCGTGCGAGCTGA
- a CDS encoding right-handed parallel beta-helix repeat-containing protein — protein MSDQVVLGRLLAVVALVLLPAAAGCSSGGGGGGSSADRHPPGTVLRVPEDFPTVQRAVDTANPGDLVLVGPGTYRESVRVTKPRVVLRGTDRNAVVFDGGLKLVNGITATGAGTVVENLTVHGYLANGVLFTGVTDEKLQRHGAGGSAYDPLDTTRFPPVLGFRATRVTAYGNALYGIYAFDARGGVIEESYASGQADSGIYVGQCKPCDTLVRGNTVERNAVGIEITNASENLTVVGNRVVGNRVGVTVNSNDLESLAPQHAAVIAGNVVADNNAADSPEQADGGFGIGIGIGGGTDNRVERNLVRGNRAAGVVVTDPPGHPASGNRVTANKVAGNGVDLVSSAADPGNCFTGNGPSTQSPDGLETLAPCGATGGGRVPAGRAAGVQAPPGTAFNAVPVPPAQPTLPDPNAPAVPAVDLPGPVDPDSYPLPAGG, from the coding sequence ATGTCGGATCAGGTCGTTCTCGGTCGGCTGCTGGCCGTCGTGGCGCTGGTGCTGTTGCCGGCGGCGGCCGGCTGTTCCTCGGGCGGTGGCGGGGGTGGTTCGTCGGCGGACCGCCATCCGCCGGGGACGGTGCTACGGGTGCCGGAGGACTTCCCGACCGTGCAGCGGGCGGTGGACACCGCGAACCCGGGCGATCTGGTGCTGGTCGGCCCGGGGACGTACCGGGAGAGCGTGCGGGTCACCAAGCCGCGGGTGGTGCTGCGCGGGACGGACCGCAACGCGGTGGTGTTCGACGGCGGGTTGAAGCTGGTCAACGGGATCACCGCGACCGGCGCGGGCACCGTGGTGGAGAACCTGACCGTGCACGGCTACCTGGCGAACGGCGTGCTGTTCACGGGCGTGACGGACGAGAAGCTGCAGCGGCACGGCGCGGGCGGTTCGGCGTACGACCCGCTGGACACCACCCGGTTCCCGCCGGTGCTGGGCTTCCGGGCGACCCGGGTGACGGCGTACGGGAACGCGCTGTACGGGATCTACGCGTTCGACGCGCGCGGCGGGGTGATCGAGGAGTCGTACGCGTCGGGGCAGGCCGACTCGGGGATCTACGTCGGGCAGTGCAAGCCGTGCGACACCCTGGTGCGGGGCAACACGGTGGAGCGCAACGCGGTGGGGATCGAGATCACCAACGCGTCGGAGAACCTGACCGTGGTGGGCAACCGGGTGGTGGGCAACCGGGTCGGGGTGACGGTCAACTCGAACGACCTGGAGTCGCTGGCGCCGCAGCACGCCGCGGTGATCGCGGGCAACGTGGTGGCGGACAACAACGCGGCGGACTCGCCGGAGCAGGCGGACGGCGGCTTCGGGATCGGGATCGGGATCGGCGGCGGGACGGACAACCGGGTCGAGCGGAACCTGGTGCGCGGCAACCGGGCGGCGGGCGTGGTGGTGACCGACCCGCCGGGGCACCCGGCGTCCGGCAACCGGGTCACCGCGAACAAGGTCGCCGGCAACGGCGTGGACCTGGTCAGCTCGGCGGCCGACCCGGGCAACTGCTTCACCGGCAACGGGCCCTCGACCCAGAGCCCGGACGGGCTGGAGACGCTGGCGCCCTGCGGCGCGACCGGCGGCGGGCGCGTCCCGGCGGGCCGGGCGGCGGGCGTGCAGGCCCCGCCCGGGACGGCGTTCAACGCCGTGCCGGTGCCGCCCGCGCAGCCGACGCTGCCGGACCCGAACGCCCCGGCGGTGCCCGCCGTCGACCTGCCGGGCCCGGTCGACCCGGACTCCTACCCGCTGCCCGCCGGCGGGTGA
- a CDS encoding Dyp-type peroxidase, with product MHTEPGNPQPDTAPDRPRIHRRTLLTAGAALAAGAGAATLLTHDDRPTAAAAPPPPAAVPFHGARQSGVLHRQLPATRLLALDLPADTDRAALRTLLAAASDVLARAAAGRLADQRLTGAPPTTSLAAIGPALATRLRLPAPETLAELPALPGDRLDPARGDGDLLLQVSTEQPWTTGILTEHLLTATTAAGATLRWQQTGFLPPTPDGQTPRNLFGFKDGTANPDPADPDLWHQDGTVLVYRRIRMDTAAFAALPTDSRELAMGRRHDTGAPLTGTAEHDDPDIYAKHPDGSYVIPATSHVRLSSPRLDGGTRMLRRGWSYDDTPTDRGLLFLAFLRDPALFTRVQTRLAERDALTPFLAHTASAVAWVLPGAREGGVLGEGL from the coding sequence ATGCACACCGAACCGGGGAACCCGCAGCCCGACACCGCACCGGACCGCCCCCGGATCCACCGCCGCACCCTGCTCACCGCAGGAGCCGCGCTCGCCGCCGGCGCGGGAGCCGCCACCCTCCTCACCCACGACGACCGGCCCACGGCCGCCGCCGCACCGCCCCCGCCCGCCGCCGTCCCCTTCCACGGCGCCCGGCAGTCCGGCGTCCTGCACCGCCAACTCCCCGCCACCCGGCTGCTCGCCCTCGACCTCCCCGCCGACACCGACCGCGCCGCACTCCGCACCCTGCTCGCCGCCGCGAGCGACGTCCTCGCCCGCGCCGCCGCCGGCCGCCTCGCCGACCAGCGACTCACCGGCGCCCCGCCCACCACCTCACTCGCCGCGATCGGCCCCGCCCTCGCCACCCGCCTCCGACTGCCCGCCCCCGAGACCCTCGCCGAACTCCCCGCCCTCCCCGGCGACCGCCTCGACCCCGCCCGCGGCGACGGCGACCTCCTGCTCCAGGTCAGCACCGAACAGCCCTGGACCACCGGCATCCTCACCGAACACCTCCTCACCGCCACCACCGCCGCCGGCGCCACCCTCCGCTGGCAGCAGACCGGCTTCCTGCCCCCCACCCCCGACGGACAGACCCCCCGCAACCTCTTCGGCTTCAAGGACGGCACCGCCAACCCCGACCCCGCCGACCCCGACCTCTGGCACCAGGACGGCACCGTCCTCGTCTACCGCCGCATCCGGATGGACACCGCCGCGTTCGCCGCCCTCCCCACCGACAGCCGCGAACTCGCCATGGGCCGCCGCCACGACACCGGCGCCCCCCTCACCGGCACCGCCGAACACGACGACCCCGACATCTACGCCAAGCACCCCGACGGCTCCTACGTCATCCCCGCCACCTCCCACGTCCGCCTCAGCAGCCCCCGCCTCGACGGCGGCACCCGGATGCTCCGCCGAGGCTGGTCCTACGACGACACCCCCACCGACCGCGGCCTCCTCTTCCTCGCCTTCCTCCGCGACCCCGCCCTCTTCACCCGCGTCCAGACCCGCCTCGCCGAACGCGACGCGCTCACCCCCTTCCTCGCCCACACCGCCTCCGCCGTGGCCTGGGTCCTTCCGGGTGCGCGGGAGGGCGGGGTGTTGGGGGAGGGGCTGTGA
- a CDS encoding XdhC family protein → MHDIAAQLHRWHAAGRPYAAATVVGVSGSAPREPGAALAVDADGEAVGSVSGGCVEGAVYELCREALRTGAPVLERFGYSDEDAFAVGLTCGGLLDVFVQPVVPGADPGLDAAVAHLASGTPVAVARIVDGPPALLGATLAVTADAHHGSYPSFPLERAAVAETRALLTAGRTGRLVLGLDGRPCDPSGDGTVTVFVEAYVPPPRMLVFGAIDFAAAVVRIGKFLGYHVTVCDARPVFATARRFPEADELVVDWPHRYLDTQLDRLDGRTVLCVLTHDAKFDVPLLERALRLPVAYVGAMGSRRTHRDRDTRLREVGLTDSELARLHSPIGLDLGARTPEETAVSIAAHLVAEARGGSCLPLSTTTGPLHHDTAPAAA, encoded by the coding sequence GTGCACGACATCGCCGCCCAGCTGCACCGCTGGCACGCCGCCGGACGCCCCTACGCCGCCGCCACCGTCGTCGGCGTCTCCGGCTCCGCCCCCCGCGAGCCCGGCGCCGCGCTCGCCGTCGACGCGGACGGCGAGGCGGTCGGCTCGGTCTCCGGCGGCTGCGTCGAGGGCGCCGTGTACGAGCTCTGCCGGGAGGCGCTGCGCACCGGCGCCCCCGTCCTGGAACGCTTCGGCTACAGCGACGAGGACGCCTTCGCCGTCGGCCTGACCTGCGGCGGCCTGCTCGACGTCTTCGTCCAGCCGGTCGTCCCCGGCGCCGACCCCGGCCTGGACGCCGCCGTCGCCCACCTCGCCTCCGGCACCCCCGTCGCCGTCGCCCGGATCGTCGACGGCCCGCCCGCGCTGCTCGGCGCCACCCTCGCCGTCACCGCCGACGCCCACCACGGCTCGTACCCCTCCTTCCCGCTGGAGCGCGCCGCCGTCGCCGAGACCCGCGCGCTGCTCACGGCCGGCCGCACCGGCCGCCTCGTCCTCGGCCTCGACGGGCGCCCCTGTGACCCGTCCGGCGACGGCACCGTCACCGTGTTCGTCGAGGCGTACGTGCCGCCGCCGCGGATGCTCGTCTTCGGCGCGATCGACTTCGCCGCCGCCGTCGTGCGGATCGGCAAGTTCCTCGGCTACCACGTCACCGTCTGCGACGCCCGGCCGGTCTTCGCCACCGCCCGCCGCTTCCCCGAGGCCGACGAACTCGTCGTCGACTGGCCGCACCGCTACCTCGACACCCAACTCGACCGCCTCGACGGCCGCACCGTGCTGTGCGTCCTCACCCACGACGCCAAGTTCGATGTCCCGCTGCTCGAACGCGCCCTGCGCCTGCCCGTCGCCTACGTCGGCGCGATGGGCTCCCGCCGCACCCACCGCGACCGCGACACCCGCCTGCGCGAAGTGGGCCTCACCGACAGCGAGTTGGCCCGCCTGCACTCCCCCATCGGCCTCGACCTCGGCGCCCGCACCCCCGAGGAGACCGCCGTCTCCATCGCTGCCCACCTCGTCGCCGAAGCCCGCGGCGGCTCCTGCCTCCCGCTCTCCACCACCACCGGCCCCCTCCACCACGACACCGCGCCCGCCGCGGCCTGA
- a CDS encoding NCS2 family permease, which translates to MSRTSTEPGPTEAAAPTANGTPPRGALDAYFKISARGSTLGNEIRGGLTTFMAMAYIVLLNPIILSGADVTGAKLDHAQLTTATALAAAVTTILMGLVGNVPLAVAAGLSVSGAISALVAPHTTWAQAMGLCVIYGLLIVLLVVSGLREKIMNGIPLPLKHAITIGIGLFVAIIGFYKAGFVHTGGPTPLSLGPFGELQGWPVLVFALTLLTIFVLLARNVRGAILIGIAAGTVVALAVDKAAGLTAQDWGGSAPAWPGSPVSAPDFGLFGHVDLFGAFGSHGLGAISASVAVFTLVLAGFFDAMATIIGVGTEAGLADAEGRMPGLSKALLIDGAGGAIGGLSGASGQTVFVESATGVGDGARTGLASTVTGGVFALMLFFSPVAAVVPVQVAAAALVVIGSMMMSQARHIDWSDREVAIPAFLTCVLMPFTYSITAGVAAGVVSYTVIKAGTGKWREPGPLMWILTGVFTVYFALVPIKSWLGVH; encoded by the coding sequence ATGTCCCGGACCTCCACGGAGCCCGGCCCCACCGAAGCAGCGGCCCCCACCGCGAACGGCACACCCCCGCGGGGCGCCCTCGACGCCTACTTCAAGATCTCGGCGCGCGGCTCCACCCTGGGCAACGAGATCCGCGGTGGCCTGACCACCTTCATGGCGATGGCCTACATCGTCCTGCTCAACCCGATCATCCTGAGCGGCGCGGACGTCACCGGCGCCAAGCTGGACCACGCCCAACTGACCACCGCCACCGCGCTGGCCGCCGCCGTCACCACGATCCTGATGGGCCTGGTCGGCAACGTGCCGCTGGCGGTCGCGGCCGGCCTGTCCGTCTCCGGCGCGATATCCGCGCTGGTGGCGCCGCACACCACCTGGGCGCAGGCGATGGGCCTGTGCGTGATCTACGGCCTGCTGATCGTGCTGCTGGTGGTCTCCGGCCTGCGCGAGAAGATCATGAACGGGATCCCGCTGCCGCTCAAGCACGCGATCACCATCGGCATCGGCCTGTTCGTCGCGATCATCGGCTTCTACAAGGCCGGGTTCGTGCACACCGGCGGCCCCACCCCGCTCTCGCTCGGCCCGTTCGGCGAGCTCCAGGGCTGGCCGGTGCTGGTCTTCGCGCTCACCCTGCTCACCATCTTCGTGCTGCTGGCCCGGAACGTCCGGGGCGCGATCCTGATCGGCATCGCGGCCGGCACCGTCGTCGCGCTGGCCGTCGACAAGGCGGCCGGGCTGACCGCGCAGGACTGGGGCGGCTCGGCCCCGGCCTGGCCCGGATCGCCGGTCTCCGCACCCGACTTCGGCCTGTTCGGGCACGTCGACCTGTTCGGCGCGTTCGGCTCGCACGGACTGGGCGCGATCAGCGCCTCGGTCGCCGTCTTCACCCTCGTGCTGGCCGGGTTCTTCGACGCGATGGCCACCATCATCGGCGTCGGCACCGAGGCCGGGCTCGCCGACGCCGAGGGCCGGATGCCCGGCCTGTCCAAGGCGCTGCTGATCGACGGCGCGGGCGGCGCGATCGGCGGCCTGTCCGGCGCGTCCGGGCAGACCGTGTTCGTCGAGTCCGCGACCGGCGTCGGCGACGGCGCCCGCACCGGCCTGGCCTCCACCGTCACCGGCGGCGTCTTCGCGCTGATGCTGTTCTTCTCGCCGGTCGCCGCCGTGGTGCCGGTGCAGGTCGCCGCCGCCGCGCTGGTGGTGATCGGCTCGATGATGATGAGCCAGGCCCGGCACATCGACTGGTCCGACCGCGAGGTCGCCATCCCGGCGTTCCTCACCTGCGTGCTGATGCCGTTCACCTACAGCATCACCGCGGGCGTCGCGGCCGGCGTCGTCTCCTACACCGTCATCAAGGCCGGCACCGGCAAGTGGCGCGAGCCCGGCCCGCTGATGTGGATCCTGACCGGCGTGTTCACCGTGTACTTCGCGCTCGTCCCGATCAAGTCCTGGCTGGGCGTCCACTGA
- the pucD gene encoding xanthine dehydrogenase subunit D: MQGQKNLQKIHQASKDGVGGSPLRPDGTLKVKGEFAYSSDLWHEDMLWGTALRSPHPRATILSVDVSEALAVPGVYAVLTHEDIPGEKYYGLEIADQPALAIDKVRYHGEAIALVAADHPETARRAVKKIRVEYEVLTPITTEEQCLDPETHGYVHEPHEYKSHAYGNVCHEQKLVSGLGVTDEVRALADVIVTGEYEVGMQDQAFLGPESGLAVPAEDGGVDLYVATQWLHVDRQQMAPVLDLPLEKVRLTLAGVGGAFGGREDLSMQIHACLLALRTGRPVKIVYARDESFFGHVHRHPARMRYEHGATRDGKLVFADCRIVLDGGAYASASPAVVGNAASLGHGPYVIPNVRMHAIALYSNNPSCGAMRGFGAVQAAFGYESQMDRLAEALGMDPVELRQLNAVTQGDRMPTGQEIDAPAPVAELLQRVKDMPLPPPLDPEHPDVRTLPGALSNTSHGEGIVRGVGYSVGIKNVGFSEGFDDYSTARVRLEVIGGEPVAMVHTAMAEVGQGGVTVHAQIARTELGVEQVTIHPANTEVGSAGSTSASRQTYMTGGAVKLAAEAVRHELLERGRHRYGWTRDDLSLAGGKVVSASAGVLIAIVDLLGDDAIEQTREHHHRPTVPFDKETGQGFGHVQYTFCANRAVVDVDVELGLVKVVELTAVQDVGKALNPLSVVGQIQGGCTQALGLAVMEEIVVKDGKVRNASFTDYLIPTILDTPPIPVQLLELPDPHAPYGLRGVGEAPTVSATPSIVAAIRQATGKALTRIPVRPEHLTDTL, from the coding sequence ATCCAGGGCCAGAAGAACCTGCAGAAGATCCACCAGGCGTCCAAGGACGGCGTCGGCGGCTCCCCGCTGCGCCCGGACGGCACGCTGAAGGTGAAGGGCGAGTTCGCCTACTCCTCCGACCTGTGGCACGAGGACATGCTGTGGGGCACCGCGCTGCGCTCCCCGCACCCGCGGGCGACCATCCTGTCGGTGGACGTCTCCGAGGCGCTGGCCGTTCCCGGCGTGTACGCGGTGCTCACCCACGAGGACATCCCGGGCGAGAAGTACTACGGCCTGGAGATCGCCGACCAGCCGGCCCTGGCGATCGACAAGGTCCGCTACCACGGCGAGGCGATCGCCCTGGTCGCCGCCGACCACCCGGAGACGGCCCGCCGCGCGGTGAAGAAGATCAGGGTCGAGTACGAGGTGCTGACCCCGATCACCACCGAGGAGCAGTGCCTGGACCCGGAGACGCACGGCTACGTGCACGAGCCGCACGAGTACAAGTCGCACGCGTACGGCAACGTCTGCCACGAGCAGAAGCTGGTCTCCGGCCTGGGCGTCACCGACGAGGTGCGGGCGCTGGCGGACGTGATCGTCACCGGCGAGTACGAGGTCGGCATGCAGGACCAGGCGTTCCTCGGCCCGGAGTCCGGCCTCGCGGTGCCCGCCGAGGACGGCGGCGTCGACCTGTACGTCGCCACCCAGTGGCTGCACGTGGACCGCCAGCAGATGGCGCCCGTCCTCGACCTGCCGCTGGAGAAGGTCCGCCTGACGCTGGCTGGCGTGGGCGGGGCGTTCGGCGGCCGCGAGGACCTGTCGATGCAGATCCACGCCTGCCTGCTGGCGCTGCGCACCGGCCGGCCCGTCAAGATCGTCTACGCCCGGGACGAGTCCTTCTTCGGGCACGTGCACCGCCACCCGGCGCGGATGCGCTACGAGCACGGCGCCACCCGGGACGGCAAGCTGGTGTTCGCCGACTGCCGGATCGTGCTGGACGGCGGCGCCTACGCCTCCGCCTCCCCCGCCGTGGTCGGCAACGCTGCCTCGCTCGGCCACGGCCCGTACGTCATCCCGAACGTCCGGATGCACGCGATCGCGCTGTACTCCAACAACCCGTCCTGCGGGGCGATGCGCGGCTTCGGCGCGGTGCAGGCCGCGTTCGGCTACGAGTCGCAGATGGACCGGCTGGCCGAGGCGCTCGGCATGGACCCGGTCGAGCTGCGGCAGCTGAACGCCGTCACCCAGGGCGACCGGATGCCGACCGGGCAGGAGATCGACGCGCCCGCGCCGGTCGCCGAACTGCTCCAGCGGGTCAAGGACATGCCGCTGCCGCCGCCGCTCGACCCGGAGCACCCGGACGTCCGCACCCTGCCGGGCGCGCTGTCCAACACCTCGCACGGCGAGGGCATCGTGCGCGGCGTCGGCTACTCGGTGGGCATCAAGAACGTCGGCTTCTCCGAGGGCTTCGACGACTACTCGACCGCCCGGGTCCGGCTGGAGGTGATCGGCGGCGAGCCGGTCGCCATGGTGCACACCGCGATGGCCGAGGTCGGCCAGGGCGGCGTCACCGTGCACGCCCAGATCGCCCGCACCGAGCTGGGCGTCGAGCAGGTCACCATCCACCCGGCCAACACCGAGGTCGGCTCGGCCGGTTCGACCTCCGCCTCCCGGCAGACGTACATGACCGGCGGCGCGGTGAAGCTGGCCGCCGAGGCGGTCCGGCACGAGCTGCTGGAGCGCGGGCGGCACCGCTACGGCTGGACCCGGGACGACCTGTCGCTGGCGGGCGGCAAGGTGGTGTCGGCCTCCGCCGGGGTGCTGATCGCGATCGTCGACCTGCTCGGGGACGACGCGATCGAGCAGACCCGCGAGCACCACCACCGCCCGACCGTCCCGTTCGACAAGGAGACCGGGCAGGGCTTCGGCCACGTCCAGTACACCTTCTGCGCGAACCGGGCCGTGGTCGACGTGGACGTCGAGCTGGGCCTGGTCAAGGTGGTCGAGCTGACCGCCGTGCAGGACGTCGGCAAGGCGCTCAACCCGCTCTCGGTGGTCGGCCAGATCCAGGGCGGCTGCACGCAGGCGCTCGGCCTCGCGGTGATGGAGGAGATCGTGGTCAAGGACGGCAAGGTGCGCAACGCCTCCTTCACCGACTACCTGATCCCGACCATCCTGGACACCCCGCCGATCCCGGTGCAGCTCCTCGAACTCCCGGACCCGCACGCCCCGTACGGGCTGCGCGGCGTCGGCGAGGCCCCCACCGTCTCGGCCACCCCGTCGATCGTCGCGGCGATCCGCCAGGCCACCGGCAAGGCGCTCACCCGCATCCCGGTGCGGCCGGAGCACCTGACCGACACGCTCTGA
- a CDS encoding (2Fe-2S)-binding protein, which yields MRVTFSANGKPVEADDVWEGESLLYVLRERVGLPGSKNACEQGECGSCTVYLDGVPVCACLVAAGQVQGREVRTVEGLAGPDGELGVVQQAFVDAGAVQCGFCTPGLLVQTDALLAADPQPSDTDIREALSGNLCRCTGYEKIMDAVRLASARTCARGAEK from the coding sequence ATGAGGGTCACGTTCAGCGCGAACGGCAAGCCGGTGGAGGCCGACGACGTGTGGGAGGGCGAGTCCCTGCTGTACGTCCTGCGCGAGCGGGTCGGCCTGCCCGGGTCGAAGAACGCCTGCGAGCAGGGCGAGTGCGGCTCGTGCACGGTCTACCTGGACGGGGTGCCGGTGTGCGCCTGCCTGGTGGCGGCGGGCCAGGTGCAGGGCCGCGAGGTGCGCACCGTGGAGGGCCTGGCCGGCCCGGACGGCGAACTGGGCGTGGTCCAGCAGGCGTTCGTGGACGCGGGGGCCGTGCAGTGCGGCTTCTGCACGCCCGGCCTGCTGGTGCAGACCGACGCGCTGCTGGCGGCGGACCCGCAGCCGTCCGACACGGACATCCGGGAGGCGCTGTCGGGCAACCTGTGCCGCTGCACCGGCTACGAGAAGATCATGGACGCGGTGCGGCTGGCCTCGGCCCGCACCTGTGCCCGGGGGGCCGAGAAGTGA